AGTATCGCCGATACTGTCTAACCGAGTACCACATCATGATACTCCACTAGGCAGCAGGTATGTGATATtatattattgttaattttttttaatttaatatttaaagaaatattTGCTAATATAATATGTTGTGCAGGTGGAGTAATGCCAGACAGATAAACGGAGGTTGTCACCCACGTACTAGTGGTGCTGGATTATCAGTTTGATCGATTATTACCCGAGCATGTAGTACTATTaaaaaacataatattttaaagGTACATTAATTTGTGTATAACAAATGAATGTTCATTTCAGATAATTTGAGAGTCATACACTGATACCCTAATTGAGTCGCTCCCCGAATACTGTCACCAAGGACGAGAAATTTGGAGAGCTGTTGTCTCACTATTCTGCTTTCATATTATAGAGTAGCATCAACCGGATCGGGTCATGCAACAATTTGGTATGCAGCAACATATTCTTGCTGAACCTCAACAATCTGCTGCACTCCATGATGTTGATTTGCGGAAGAGTGACACAAATTGGGCAGTGCTAAGTCGCgaaattttagaatctaaaaATGCAATACCTACCTCATCTGCATTCTTAGAAATGTCCCCATCTCGGCCATATTGTCTAGAGTTGGCAActattttttagattaaaattgTACCTTCTTCAGGTTCCATTTCTAAAATGGCACCTCCACTAGCAGCATCTATTATTCTCCATTTTAATGGTAAAATTCCTTCATAGAAGTGAAGGTTGAGCTGTTTTAGAATGATTACATGTTTTAGATAATTTGCAATTAATTTCTCATAACGTTCCCAACATTCATGGAgagtttcatttttttttctttgttttattctacttattttctttcttataggtgaagctttagttgatgaaaaaaatctttttaagaACAAGTCTCTAATTTGTGTTTAAGTAGAAATTGAACGTGGGGGCAAATAGTAAAGTCAATTCTTAGTGAATTCAATCAAAGTAAAAGGAAAAGCTACTAACCTGATTTGTTTGTCAGTTATTTTTTGTGGTATCATACTTGAACAAATTATATAAAACTCTTTCAGATGACAATATGGGTCTTTATTCTCAAATCCTTAGAATTTTGTTAATATATGAATCATACATGTTCCAATTCCAGGAGTGcgtttgataggcggttgtcgaaaccgtcaaaaataaacctattaaacaatcaacaataaacttgtagatagtggcaatatggtcgaaccacagggaattgacaccaatgattttcctaataatgactaggtcaagtaaataacaagtaattaaaagaggggggttttgagttgatggattaacactaaataacaaaagaaagcaataatttaaagatgagtaaatcaataagagaaaagcttctagttgaagtatggatctatttcagattgtttagaattgatcattgattctttaatactcctatttatctcaataaattagtttaggatgtgaaagacgcttctcacaatccaaattcctccttagttctagtttgattaggaaacattcgctaatcaaacactagttaacaagttgccaaggaacgtccttggggcctttggcatcgaacaattgttaactgcattaagacttagagaaacctaattctaaccttgtcaaccgcgtggtcaagtttagatcatgcaacttgattaaatttgtgttcaaataatataagcaattacggacttaaattattcaaataattgttactcaagcaattaaaagcaataggcctaaattgattctaaaagcaaagcaacaattatagaaagatcaaattgcataaatattgaaaataaatagaagtttaacaatggagatttaaatctcccaattcatcacaaatctgaatttttcaacttcaactagaaaggaaagtgtttagccactcatggtggacaaaatcacaaaagaaaaaaaagaaagaagagattgcTACGTTTCTGGAAAGTTTCTGAAGCTGAGAGATGATCAGAAGATCCCCtgttggtttggaggctctccttttatagctgaagaattccatccatctagggtttcaaaatccctttttgatttggtgtttgactcctcttttgatgttgaatttaattgcaattggaatttcttggatgagaagctctttcgtggctcttggttttatgttggtagtgattgggttggaattagacttctgaaaattcggatttctgttttctgcccaatttcccgctcttctgtcagtttctgctgtcaaagtgatttgcccggtgatttgagtgttttgggcaaatcactgacccaatcacttttctgtgagtcagtccagttttttttgctctctgtcttctgcgagtgatttggccagtgtcttcgagtgtcttgggcaaatcacttgcccatatcacttctgcctgttgcctccaggtttctgctgtcaaagtgatttgcccggtgatttgagtgttttgggcaaatcactgacccaatcacttttctgtcaattttctgcactttttctccaatttttcaattttttccttttctgtaaaaacaagataaaaaccataaattaaactaaaaaatgtgtaaataaacaataataattatgataaaaatgtggctaaattatgcttgatcagcgTTCAATACTGGGTATGTAATGCAAAGAGGTTGTTCTTCAGTGACAGCTGCGGCCATTATGTCTCATCGGTTGGTGTCAACTGGAGGTTCGGTTGGTGCTGATCAAGACGTGGTGTCTTCGATTGGTAGAGGGAATCGGACAGATGGTTGAAAGGCTCCCAAATTAGCATGTTTttgcaatttgattaattttttcaatttttttgcaGTCTTCTCGATTTCTAGATCTAACTGAATTCCATTATTTTCAGACTaggtcataaaaataaaaataaactgttaAAGGTCCCGACAACGGAGCCAAGATTTGACGGGCGTCAAATCCGTCAAATTAAAACTTATTTCCTTTTCTTTgatttaaaagaatttataGATAGGAAAAATAAGTATTGATCCCACAgagattttaacttttttaaaattagatgaCTAGTAGAATAAGAAgaacaatttaaaataaaaagagagaagaagagaatcgTTGTTAGagaaattgatataaaaaaaaaacttaaagaaaaaaaaacaatgcaATTAAAATGGTggaacaaataattaaagtaaaattcaGCTGAAGATAATCAAATTGAGAggtttgcagttgatcattgattaaaaagatagttcattttattatttatcgtTTAGTTATGGTGTTCAAACAAGCGAATACcatcaattcttccttatgagtAAAATAATCTGCTTTGTTCTTAAATTAATTCTTAGTTAACTGATAACCTCATCAAgtttgtagatttaattagttaactaTTTTAAGAGAGAATAATCCAAATTTGATCAATAATAACAagcgaattatttaaatcaaatcaattaattacttAACATAAACGAATATATTAATTGCCACttattattaacccaattaaatagttatggatttaattagattaattagcaatatgtatCTTTCTAAGAGATTCAATAGACCACTTGAATTTCTAAGAGTATAATAATAgagatattatttttcaaaaacaaaaattaattaaaaatagaaataagatgaagaaaAGTTAAACAACATAATCTCACAATTTTGAATAACCTCAATTATAATTGaccttcaactgaaaagaaGTTTTTAGTCTAGAATAAAATTGCAAAGAAATAAAgaagtaaaagaaaaagaggttgGCTAAGAGGGGCCGAATATGAGAGaggaagagaagagaaaaataTATGAGATGCTTATACTAATTCTAGGACAACCTTTATATAggttttttttctcaataaaaagataaatatttataatttaaaagaaacttTATTACTCCTATGATAACTCTTATCTCAATACTAATCTGATTGTATTTGCTTTTATCTAAAACTGATCTGGACTCTTTAcagttaaaaaaattgaaattacagCTGGCAAAATTGAAATTCTGGAGTTTGTCCGTCGCTTTGAGCTAGAACTTTGGGTAAGACTGTACCCTCTAATCAGAAAATCTTCTAATTCgatctctttttatttattttctcaatttctATTCAAAAAtctgtttaaaattaaattctaagtAAAAATCAATTGTTTTCATCAAAATcatagtaaaattataaaatttaatatagaaTAGTGGTGAGTTTTGTAATTAAGCAATTGAATTAAAAAGATTTGTTTTAAAAACagatcttaaatattttatttaaatcttaaaaaaatagatacGATTTCAAACTGTCTAAAAGACTCGAGCCCATTTTGGAGCTATTATAAATAATCCAGTGTGTATTAGTATTAAATGGTTTTTGTGTGTGATTTCACTCACAAATAAGCTTGGAGCTATTACTATTAAATGACTTTCGTATGAAAATTAGATGGTTAATAAGAAATTAATATGGGTTGCGACTCTGTATACATTCGTCAGATATGATtcattttctaaaataaaaatttaaataatttcttataaaattaaataaaattttaatttttttaattaaaataaaaaatttttaaattaaaataaattaaaatctttcattttaaataatagaattattaagaaaagataaattaaattaaatttttgtaaaattcttAATACTAAATGATTCCacctataaataattttaaaaaatttactatttagtctattataaaaaaaattattatttaatcttcaaaaaatacattaaaatattcttaatatttaaaaaaattagtaattaatctaattattaaGAGAATAATATTTTCCATAGTAATTTTCTTTGATTTAATTTCcgatggtatttttttttagaaatgtTGTGTTGTTTAAGTTCCTCACTTGGTACTAATTATTGCATACAACATAAAGTAAGGAATTTCTCATTCTTCAGATTTTTTCCCTCTCTCATTTGTTTCATAAGGTCGGGGGGCTGTCTTCTTAGCCCAATCTTAATTTACtcaactaataaaaatttagaattttaggCCCACATCAGCCCAAAATGAGAATCCAACAAATTCTCGGATATACCGATTTCAATTGATGTGGCTAATGGTATTTGAAAATTCAGAATATTAATACAGCAACGAAAATACTGGGTGACCGACGAGTGGGGTaagttgaaaaaaattattgaattgatTCCATTTGTTTAAATAGTTCAATTTTTGttttaatcttttttaaaaatattttatctggtttatgttatttatacatttattttttataaacattTAGATTACTTTAGAATTTAAACGTGATAGGTAAATCATTAAGACTGaatgaattaatattttaatagaaatctttttttattatgaaaaaaaaatgccAATGACTTTTATTTGATGTAATGTCAGGTTgacaaaattttttatcaataatgccTATCCTCTTAATTAAGGACGTTGTTGCTCTGATTTAATCTATCAAATGAGTAATGTATCTTTAATCATCAGAGTAAATCAGAGAGTTGAAATAATGGATAAGAGTTTTATGGTTGTGCTACTCCCTTCACTTTCATATGAAACTGTATTTACATATGCCTCCACAGACTTGGACTTAGTCTTTTGATGGAGTTTACTTTTCCTCCACCTTGCAACTACTTAAATCAAATATCAAATTATCAACTTGATACCCACAAACGTGCTGGAAAATTATTCATTAATAACTCCATTTGAGTCGTCTATAAAAAGAACCACCAACCTGCTTGATCTTAGAAAAGTCCCAAAGAAACAGTTCTTGGCGGCTTGACACTATGAGTTTCCTTGCTTTGCTTATGGTGGTTGCGCCATTATCATCTCTTCTAGCTCTAGCAGCAGCCCAAGATAGGCTTCGCTGCCCTGATCGCTGTGGAAATGTAACCATTCCATACCCTTTTGGCTTAGCAGGGTGTAATCAAAGCCCGGAGTTCCTCATCACCTGCAGCTACAGTTTCAGCCCTCCGGTGACATTTCTGAGGACATCAAAATTCAAGGTCACAAACATACATCTAGATGGCAAGTTGGAAATCTCTAGACTAGTATCTCAAGATTGCTATAATAAGTCGGGCACACGGAATCCTGTAGGATCCCGCCGACATAGTCTCAGTTTGTCAAATTTCACcatctcaaaatctcaaaacaAGTTCACTGTTATTGGCTGTGACAGTTACGGATACCTTGAAGGGTTCAGAGATGGGAAATTGTATAGCTCAGGGTGCATGTCTCTCTGCGCTGAACGTGAATTCGTGGACGAAGACTCTTGTTCCGGCAGTGGGTGTTGCCAGATAGAGATTCCTGACGGACTTTATCATGCAAATGTAACTGCATATAGCTTTAACAACCATACTAATGTTTCGGATTTCAATCTCTGCACTTATGCGTTTATTGTAGAAGATAGCAAATTTAATTTCTCCTTCAAATACCTTGATAATATATCGAACACTACAGAATTCCCAGTGGTGCTTGATTGGTCTATCAAGGAGAACGGCACAAGCGCCTGTAAGGAGCATGCTCAAAGTTATAAGCCACCTGACAACGTTCTTGGGTATCTTTGTAAATGCAAGTCGGGTTACCAGGGCAACCCATACGTAGGATGCGAAGGTATTTCaatttttacataatttcttttttagataaaaagatttttttattaaaagtctGACACACACTCCATTGTTTTCtaaatcaaaaaataataatttcatctCGAGCACTTACATGCTAATTGAAAAAATCTGCTGAGTGGTTTATTGATTTACTTGCTCACTTTCTGAAAaccttaaatttataaaatattataaataaataaatcagcttATAATGCAAGTGATTTATTGATTTACTCGCTCACTTTCTGAAAACATTAAATGCATAAAAAAAGTGGAATATGGGAGTAATTACTTAATTTGATGGCTAAAACTTACATGCAGATATCAATGAATGCAAAAATGAACATCAGTGCACCGGCAAATGCACCAACACGGATGGAAACTATACATGTTCTTGTCCCAAGGGATACCATGGAGATGGAAGAAAGGATGGACAAGGTTGCACGCGCAATCAACTGTCTCTTGTTAAAATCATTCTAGGTATAGTTTCTTACCAATCTTTAACTTAATTTCAAGAGTTTTTATATAGAGAGTTCCATGAAGATATGTTGTAATTCGCTTTTGATTCAGGTATCGGCATAGGCTTTACAGCCTTGGTTGTTGCTGCCTCCTGGCTCTACTTGATCTTCAGgaaaagaaagctcattcagcTTAAGGAAAAATTCTTCAGGCAAAATGGTGGCGCCGTCTTACAACAGAAACTATCTAGACGAGAAGGAACCCCTGATACAGCAAAAATCTTCACAGCAGAGGAGTTGAAGAGGGCCACTAGAAACTATGACGAGACTACAATCATTGGCAAAGGAGGTTTCGGTACTGTTTATAAAGGAATTTTAACAGATAATAGAATAGTTGCCATCAAGAAATCAATAACAGTTGATCAAAACCAAATTGATCAATTCATTAATGAAGTGGTGGTGCTGTCTCAAATTAACCACAAGAATGTGGTCAGGCTCTTGGGTTGTTGTTTAGAGACGCCAGTGCCTTTACTAGTTTATGAATTCATCACCAATGGCACACTCTTCGATCACATACACAATGAAAGCAATGGGTTATCAGCACTTTCTTGGCAGATTCGTCTAAAAATAGCAACAGAAACTGCAGGAGCATTGTCTTATTTGCATTCTGCAGCTTCAGTGCCAATCATCCACAGAGATGTGAAGACCACTAACATCCTCTTAGATGCTGATTACACAGCAAAAGTGTCTGATTTTGGAGCTTCAAGATTGGCTCCAAAGGATGAAGCTCAGTTATCAACAGTGGTGCAAGGAACTTGGGGATACTTGGACCCAGAATACCTGCACACAAATCAGCTGACTGATAAGAGCGACGTCTACAGCTTCGGAGTAATACTTGTGGAACTACTCACAAGCATGAAGGCACTTTGCTTCGATCGTCCCGAGGAAGAGAGAAGTGTGGCtatgttttttctttcttccatgAAAGGAGGAAAATTGTTTGAGGTTGTTGATTGTCGTATCATAAATCAAGGAACAGAAGAGCAGATTAAGGAAGTGGCGAGGCTAGCTGGGCGATGCTTAAGACTAAAAGGGGAGGAGAGGCCATCTATGAAGGAAGTGGCAATGGAATTAGAGGGACTGAGAATGATGGAAGTGCATACATGGGATGCAGAGAACCCAGAAGAGACAGAGCTCTTGCTTAGTGAGAAAAACAAAGATTTTGGTCATGGAGATAGTACCAACGCAAGTGCTGCGTATGATAGCATTCAAAGCCATGCAAACTTATCACTGGGTGATGGTAGATGATTTTGAGTTTTCTGTGTGTGTTTTATGTCCATTATCTGCTTGTGATAAAATGACCATCTGCTTTTTACTTGTCTCTGTTCTTCAACTTGCAATAATAATTTGaagtttttatgtatttatttattcattcttATGTCACCGAAAAACTTATACTACATATTCATAGAACTGCAGTCTTAGACAAAAACTTATCGTCatagtaattaaatttaatataattagaaattttatgaaaatattcatttatttatttatattttgaaaatcttATATAATAAACCAGtccaaataaatatttttcaaattagaaTTTTCGGGTCGTATTGTGCttatttaaatacatattttttttaaatataaatctcagaaaatttattttgatgttataataattaatttattgattattgattggATTTAATTTAACTCATTGAACTAGTATTTTAAGAACTAACCGGTGGATGCCATGTTAAAGCGTGGAGGTTCTGTTTTCTCACTTACCTAAAAGTacatttaatcttttaattaattaaggaaaaaaaaatcctacgtcattttgttaaaatttatataaatggtcgataaatattaatatgtttTGGTAATAAATAGTTTAGAAgcatatttattgaaaaaattataatatttttcgtaaaaaatatttgttaataaaataatttattttttattatttgattttaatttaaaaataaaatatattaataaatttataatatatagttcttaataaaatgttaaaaatataaaaaatgatttttttagaagaaaagttatttttttaaaataatttctttatttaaaaaatattttttattaactaaatttgttaagtgtttcaaatgcttaaaattataaaacatattttaaaaaatattttctataaaataagtGGAACATTAACGAAATgaagtttaaaattataagtgaaatataataatttactttaacaaattaacttataaatttagtgtttataattaaaatataaagtctAATTTCCtctaatttatttgtttttaaattataaatttaaaaaatattataaatataaagttcagcatattattaaaatttataagctgatatgaatattttataagataaaactatctatgaaaataaaaagttttttatCTGTTAAATTAAAAAACCATTCTTTTAAGGCTTcgattgtttaaataaaataatttatatttaaaaaattttatgaaaaatattattataaaaaatattttctaagaaaagatattatttataatttatcttttattatttaaatttaatttaaaaagtattttaaaaatattaataaatttacatatataaaaattgataagaTTTTTAAAGAATTGAAAAGTATTTTCCATGAATAATGAGAAATATTGTGTACACGGTCATTGACTGAGAAAGGAATTAGGAATTGATAAGGCAAAGAGAAGGAAGAAACAAGAAAAAATAACGGTGACTCTTACAAAGTTGAATCGTGTTAattatattcaattttatttcataattataaaaataattcattttaaataaattttattattttattcaatttaaaaatgatttctttgatttaatttcataatatgaaaattaaatattttcattatatttacatgaaaattaaaattaaatttattaaattttaaaattttcaatgatTTATTAtaacattattaatttaatgcTTTACCTCGGAGAAGTTGAGAAATATCCAATAATTTGActtgaaaaaacaaaaaattcacATCAATTCAATGCAATTGAGATGTGGGGCATGAACGACTATCTGTCTGGAAATTTTAACCCAATACTCCAAAAGTGAACGACCTAGCAAGTCAATGATATAATGGTCAGTCGTTTCCACACGGCTATGCATACACGAGTGATTTGCattactaataaaaatatttatctgaTCGGATCCATATGATTCaatataaatagataaatttttcataaaaaaaaaagagagatttaCTTTAATATTTTCTGAATCCAtctaaaaatttcataaaatcaaaGCAATCCCAACAAGTTTGGCACAAAAGTTTTTTGCATAAAACAAACAATAAGTTTTGCACACAAGTTTTTCgcataaaacaaaaaaaaaaataaggaaaCTAGAGGATTGCGTAAAGAGATTAACTGCTTGATGATTCACATCATTGGCAGCTGCATAGAAAGCAGCAGCATCGCCACCGACATACCTCCTATCTATGCCAAACCTGGAGAGTaccaaaaaaaagaaagaaaactagAGGATTGCGTAAAAGATACGACCCATCATTTTCTTTGCACTCAGGGTGATCACTATTTAATTcatatcgaattaaattaattttaaaatttaatttaatgttttatttgatttaatttaatttttaattttaaaaattttaattattttagtttaatttaattataattaaaaaaataaaaaaataaattgaatccattagtgataatatattatttttaataatatattatttttaataatatggagaaattaaattatattaaaattaaaatattttaattaaattttaaaatattaaaaatagaatataaaaaataaaaaatttattaaaaattgaaatcgatCAAACTGAACCAAATTAAACCGAATCAGATCAGTTTAGTTCGACTCGATTTCTaactaaaatcaattcgatttaattttcataaatactaaaatttcaatttttaatttatttgattcgattcgatttaatacTCAACCTATTAGTATTTTTAACCACCCAAACGACTTTAAGAAAAGTCTCCGATACTTCATAGTGCTGTGCATGCTCATATGGAGGGAGACTTGAGTCTCCTTCCATCTCCATTTTCTCATTCTTCATCTTCTCTTTTCAGCATTTTTTCTCCATCTCCTCAGCAGTTTCTTCTCCCTCTCCCCTCACTCCACCGCAGATCTCCATCTCCATCATATAATTATCTCCATTCATCTCCTTTCAGCATTTCCACCATCATcaagtttttcttttattaaattttatttttgaatatatatatatattttttgacatataaaaataaaattttaaattataattttgtatataaacataattttaattattatatgtattgaa
This is a stretch of genomic DNA from Manihot esculenta cultivar AM560-2 chromosome 2, M.esculenta_v8, whole genome shotgun sequence. It encodes these proteins:
- the LOC110608269 gene encoding putative wall-associated receptor kinase-like 16, with the translated sequence MSFLALLMVVAPLSSLLALAAAQDRLRCPDRCGNVTIPYPFGLAGCNQSPEFLITCSYSFSPPVTFLRTSKFKVTNIHLDGKLEISRLVSQDCYNKSGTRNPVGSRRHSLSLSNFTISKSQNKFTVIGCDSYGYLEGFRDGKLYSSGCMSLCAEREFVDEDSCSGSGCCQIEIPDGLYHANVTAYSFNNHTNVSDFNLCTYAFIVEDSKFNFSFKYLDNISNTTEFPVVLDWSIKENGTSACKEHAQSYKPPDNVLGYLCKCKSGYQGNPYVGCEDINECKNEHQCTGKCTNTDGNYTCSCPKGYHGDGRKDGQGCTRNQLSLVKIILGIGIGFTALVVAASWLYLIFRKRKLIQLKEKFFRQNGGAVLQQKLSRREGTPDTAKIFTAEELKRATRNYDETTIIGKGGFGTVYKGILTDNRIVAIKKSITVDQNQIDQFINEVVVLSQINHKNVVRLLGCCLETPVPLLVYEFITNGTLFDHIHNESNGLSALSWQIRLKIATETAGALSYLHSAASVPIIHRDVKTTNILLDADYTAKVSDFGASRLAPKDEAQLSTVVQGTWGYLDPEYLHTNQLTDKSDVYSFGVILVELLTSMKALCFDRPEEERSVAMFFLSSMKGGKLFEVVDCRIINQGTEEQIKEVARLAGRCLRLKGEERPSMKEVAMELEGLRMMEVHTWDAENPEETELLLSEKNKDFGHGDSTNASAAYDSIQSHANLSLGDGR